Genomic window (Alligator mississippiensis isolate rAllMis1 chromosome 4, rAllMis1, whole genome shotgun sequence):
GCCATTTCAGCCCCCCGGTGACATCCTCTGCTCTCTCCCCGCAGGCGCTGGGGGGCCGCAGGCGGATGTTGGGGTCCCCGAGTTCCCCTTCACCTTTCGCAGCGCCTACGACGTCTTCCGCGAGTTCTTCGGCGGCCGGGACCCCTTCGCCGAGTTCTTCGGTGAGTGCTGGGGGGCTCCGTCCCTTCCCGGGCCAGCCGGGCTCGTGCTGCTCTGTGCAGCCGGGTGCCCAGCTCTGTGGAGCCGGCCCCGCCCGCAGGGACCTGCAGCGCCCATGCCCAGGGCTCACGCTGCACTCGCTGCTTTCCAGATGACGTGCTGCCCTTCTCGGAGATGCGGGGCCCCAGCTCCCGCCCCCCGGGGCCAGGACacttcttctcccccttcccggCATCCTCAGGTAGGTCCTTCCTGGGGACGCCCCCCCTCTGCTGTCCCCTCCCCGGCATCTCCCTCCATCCCGGCGCCCTGCACTCCCCGCTGAGGGTGCCAGACCCCTCCGAGCCCTCAGCCgtgagctgccaccaccccatttTGCAGATTTCTTCTCCTCATCCTTCGGCTCCGATGCAGGAGTCGGCTTCCGCTCGGTCTCCACCTCCACCACCTTCGTCAACGGCAGGCGCATCACCACCAAGAGGTGAGGCTGCGCCGGGCTGGCCTGAGCTGGCAGCGGGGCCCCAAGTGCCGGAGCAGATAGGCAGCAAAGAAaggagcccccagcctgtcccagctgTTTGGTGGCCTTGGCTTTGGGGTCTGGGTCCTTTGGCTGTCTCCTTCTCAGGCCTTGTCCTCCGTGTGCACACCCTGGTGGCACTGCCACGGGCGCGtggccctggggcagaggcagggctggtgctggggacaCTCACGGTGCCTCACGGGCTCAGCTCCAGATCCTGGGAGGTGCCAGCCCAGGGTGTGGGACCCCTGGGGGCGGCCTCAGGGGGAATCCATTGCCACAAGCTGGGCACAAGCAAACTGTGATGGGAAGGGGGTTTCTGGGGTCTAGGAGAGATGCtggagggggcaagggaagggttTGCAACACACTGCGTGGTGAAGGGATGTTGGCTGGCCTGTGGGCGCTGGGCACGGGTGATGCCGGCTTCTCTCTGCAGGATCGTGGAGAACGGGCAGGAGCGGGTGGAAGTGGAGGAGGACGGCGAGCTGAAGTCCATCCACATCAACGGTGTGTGGGGCAGCCAGGCCAGGGGTGCAGGGACTTGACCAGGGACCCGTGGGGAGCCTGTGTCAGAGTTGGGCTCTCCctagtgctgccaccagcccctcacaccccttcccaccgCAGGGGTCCCTGATGACCTGgcgctggggctggagctgagccgCCGTGAGCAGCAGCCATTGGAGGGCCGGCGGCCGCCCTCTCCCCTGCCGCAGCCCCCACCGCAGCGAGCCTCCCCCGTGGCCCTGTGCACAGACAGTGAGGATGAGGACGAGGACCTGCAGCTGGCCATGGCCTACAGCCTGTCGGAGATGGAGGCGCAGGGCCCGCACAGAACAGGTGCGCGCGGCGCCCACCATGCCCAGGCCCCGCGCCCGCAGCCACCCACGACCGCTGGcagaccccccagccccagcgcggcagccacagggcagcccccagctggcagccaggTGCCCACGGGGCAGGGCCCGGACCCCAAGCCGAAGGCATCGCGCTGCGTCCTGCTCTGAGCGCAGCGTCCCTGGCCCCGGGGGCCGTGGCAGGGGCAGCCCGGCCCGTTGCTTGCTGTGCGTGTCATGCCCGGGGCTCAGTAAAGGCAGCACCGTGGCCCCGGTGTTATGGTTGTGGAGTGGAGTGAGATGCCCACGGCAGGGTCTGCCAGCCTAGGGCAGGCTGGGCCAAGTCGGCTCTGCCTCGTGGCCGTGGGCAGCAGGATGTAGTCCTGCTGCCCTAGTGTAGACAGCGTCACGGCGCCCCTGGGAACCTGCTAGCTCTGTGCCTTGCTCTGCTGAGTGGCCTGGCCCCAACGTGGCGGGagggccctgcctgctgggggagATTCAGACTGAACCAGACCTCAGCCCCTACCCCAGGCAGAGAGCTAGCAGCCCTCCGCAGCCGTGGGCCCGTGCCCTGCTGCTGTGAACCAAGTCCGGCAGCCGCGGGGGCGCGATGGGGGCAGAAGCGggtctggcaggggcagagcagggccgcGCTTGCACCCCACTGCCATGCTGCCATGTGCTCAGGGGCCCTGGAGCTCCCAGCCCGGGCTTTCTCCCCTGCCGCAGGACAGGGGGGTCTGCAGGTTGGGGCTCCCtcctggtgggtggggggctgtggccactGCCGGGGCCATTGCTGGCTCGCGCTCCTCTGCTCCGGACTGTCTTCTCCTCCGCACCGCAGCCCCCGCCTGCCCGTGCGCCTGCGGGCAACTcctccacacccactgccagCCGGGCCCCATCACCCCTGGGAGCCGAGacccctcccagccctctgggctgcccttcccttcccttcccttcccttcccttcccttcccttcccttcccttgtaGCAgcatcctgggggggggggtctcacctttaaccccctccatggggaccccaCCTCTCGGGGgctctctggcagcaggggcattggGGCCGCAGACCCCCCAGCTGAGGTTGGCAGCACATTGCTGCAGTCGTGGCGCTGGGCTCTGAGCCCCTCCGAGCCATTCCCAGCCCCTACGAGAGACCCTCCGTCCTGCCCCGACCCCGTGGGCTTGTGGTTCCCAGACTGGGcctgccgcccgcccgcgccgcaCCATTCACGGTGTCGTCTCTCCCCAGGTGTGATCTGAGCCGGCCACGCCGCGGGCACCAGGTCCCAGGCGGGTGCCACGGAGGCTGTTCCAGCCACAACATCGCTTGGCCATGCTGCACCCCTTTCCCAGCTGGgcgcgggggtgggggcagcacgcTTGCTGCTCAGCCGTGTCCAGCGCCCGGGGACGGATTGGCTGTCCCGGCATGCACGGTGCCCGTGGCTTGGCGCATGCTGTCCCCGCGCTGGCCTGTGTGTGTAGTGCGTAGTGAGGAAGGGGCAACTGCTGCAGGACGGGTGGACGGGGCTGAGGGCATCGCTCTGGGgcgggtggaggggcagggcgcTCGGTGcatggctggtgggggcagggggctgcagcccctcttgCATTGGATCCATCGCCCAGGGAAGGGGCCTCATCCCTGTCCTGGTGGAGAGGGCGCGGGTCCCGGTGCTGCCGTGGCCCCGGAGCCCCCTGGGCCGCCGCGTGGGCACCCGCCGAGCTAGTCGGGCAATAAACCTGTGTGCAGTAGCCCCGGTGTCGGCCGTGTCTGTGAGAGCTGGGCTGGCGCTGCgccacctcccctggggcctgctcCGGGCTGAGCCCCAGACCGCTCCTCCTGAGCTCTTGCCGCAGTTTCCCGGGTTGCAGTGAAGGCGTTGCTCCTTGTCCCGTCCTCTCTGCATTGGCCCCCCAGGGCTGCGAAGACTGACCCAGTCTCTCCAGGTCGTCCCGGACCCAGCCCGGTcccccagagcctgggcctggCTTGGGGCTGCTCGTTTGCAACGTGTCCATTCAATCTCGTTTTTCAGGGCAATGTCAAGCAAAacaggagccaggacagagccctggggaccccTGGACACCCGTTCCTCACCCTTGATGGTAGCGTGCTGAGCCCGAGGGTGCACCCTTGCACCGTGTGTGTTGGGGCCCGTGGGCTCGACCTGCTGAGAGTCCAGCCAGGCCTTGGGCAGCGCGGGTCGTATGCCCTGCAGACGTTGGGGTCTGTTGTacccactgctctccccgcaCCACCGGGCCGCTCGCCTTGTACAGGGCAGTGAGGCTGACCAGGCAGGGCCGCGGCGTGGGTGGGCGCTGGGCATGGGCGGCacaacagcagcagggacagggaggggtaGGTAGGTCTGGGTGTCAGCATCACAGTGCGGCCAGACTGGCTGGGACCCCTGGGGACCCCTGACCCACCCCCAGGCACGGCCTGGTCTGACCTGGTCCTGACACCCCCCGGTGCAGCCACGAGGCTGATTGCCCAGGGACACTGAGACCCCCAGGCCTGCAGCTACCAGGGGGTGGTGGGTGCTGgggagagcccaggcccaggctgtgcccccgctgcagagggaGGTGAAACCCCCCAGGCCGGGCCAggctgatttcatagattcataggcatttgggctggaagggaccccgaggatcaccgagtccagccccccgccccactctctgaagcttctccacgtccttcctgaactgtggagcccagaactggacgcagcactcccgctgcggcctcgccaaggccaagtacagcgggaggacgactgcctgggtcttgctcgagatgcatcggtggatacaagccagagttttgttcactttgccagctggggtattgcattggtggctcctattcatcttgtggtcagtcgtgacccccaagtctcttccagtcgtggtgctagtgagtgtagcactgctgagcctataagcatgctatgGGGTTTTATTCCTGAGgcgaagcaccttgcatttctctgtatcgAATGCCATCAGGATTGCATCCACCCtccttgcaagcctatcgaggtcggcctggatcaccagcctgtcctcaagCGTGGACACCCTTCCCcggagtttggtgttgtcggcagacttggccagtccgcttctgactccagtgtccagaTCAGCCATGAAGACGTTGAAGGGTACAGGCCCGAGAGCGGAGCCGTGGGGggcaccactggtcactgagtgctGTGTTGATTCGGTTCCTCGACTACCGCTGTCTGGGTCCGACCGCGGCGCCGGTTCCCCAGCCGTCAGGCTGTAAGGTAgtcgaggccgcagttgcccacatttttccatgaggacatcatgggacaccagggcaaaggcttttttaaagtccaaatatatgacttCAACCTCTTCCCTcgtgtccaggtgataggtcacccggtcatagaaagaaatgaggctggtcaggcaagacctccCCGCGGCAGACCCGTGCTGGCCGTCCCTCAGGGTGTAGTCTTCtcttagcctgtcaagaatgggtTCTTTGCTAATTTTCCCCAAAATGTTCCCAGGGATTGAGggcaaactgattggcctgtagtttcccaggtcttctttcctccccttcttgaagagcaggggcagatctgagcagggggcaaatccctgcccccccaaggcAGTGTGACTGGGGAGCAAGAGCTTGTATCCAGCACCATGCAGGGCTGCGTCCCGGGGGCAGGAGCACTGGCGCAGCCCccgcctgggctgcagcagcacccagcgctTCTGGGGGGGCTTCAACACCCTGacctgggggggggcagccagcacagcccaTCCTTGGACACCCCCTGCAGAGCACGGGCATCGCTGCACCGCGACCCTCCCGCCCAGCGCCCGTCCAGCCTCGCCTgggacccccagcacagcccccggaCGGGGCCTGGGCAGTGCGGAGCAGAGACCCCGTGGCCTCCCACGTTGGGCCCCCGGTGCTGCCGTCGCTGGACCCCAGAGCGGCTCGGGCCTTGCACGcggctgcctcccccctccccacagctgcatcCGGCCAGGGGCCCCAGTCTGCCCGTGTGTCTGATCCTTCCCCTGCCCGTGTCAGCGCTGAGTGCCGGCCCGAGGGCTCCAGCCCTGGTCGCGACATCGGGATCCTCCTGGCCCCGTGGTCCCGTCCTTCCCACTCCATCACATGCAGCCTGTGCCGAGGCCTCGGTGGGCCCGTTGGAGCACAGGCCCGGTGGGCTGCACCCCTGCCGTCCCGGCACAGACCCCGCTAATacttaccctttgcttgcagctatggAGCCGGGCGTCTGCGTCAGCCCTTCCTCCTCCACACGCTTGCACGCTTGGACCTGCCGGGTAGAAAGGTGAGGTGACCCGGGGCATCGTCCCCTGGGTCCTTGCCTTTCTTAGAGAGGGGCATTGCACAGACCCTCTCCTGTCCTCTGGTCTCCGGAGATCATTGCAAGGGCGCAGAGATCTCCTCTGCCCGTTCCTGCGGGACCTTGGGACGAAGCCCACCCGGCCCGGCGGACCTGCGTTCATCTGGAGCCCCCGCAAAGCTCTGATGGTTTCTTTCCTTATCTCAGACCTCAGCTTCCTTGTCCAATACATAGGATCTGTCACTGGCCTTCAGGGATGTGAAGACTGATCAGCCCGCCTTGGTCTTCTCCTCTGCAGCCTGTCGCCCCCAGGAAGCACAGCCTGTCCTCAGCACCCGTCTCTCCCTGGCCTTCATCAATTTTGTCACCCTGTGctgggctcctgcccctctgtCCTCTTCAGATCGTGGTCCTCCGTCCCCGTGGCCCCTCTGCATTTTCCTTAAATGGCTTACTCTATGAAGCTATAAGCAAAAGCATCAACCCAGGAAGAGGCTCAATATTGAGCCTCTAAAGACCCTGCCAAAAGTGACCGTCCCACACACCCGTGGTGAGAAGCTGTGCAACCTCCTGGCTCATCACGGCACCGCTGAGCTCCGGGAAAGCCTCAAGGAGAGCAGCCACGAGGCACGTCGAGACTCCGGGCTTCTCCGCAGAGAGACATTGGGACTGGGGCGATGAGGACGGGAGGGAAATGCAAGCTCTGGTTGATGGAAAGAGAAGAGCCCTTGAAGCTTGGCAAAatgagccctgctcccagcagaagcacGATGGTTATTGCCGCCACGGGGGGTGGTCtagcccaaacccctgctccaagcaggaccagccccagctacatcatcccagccagggctttgtccacccaggtcttcaaaacctccaaggatggagactgcaccaccgctcTAGGtgacctggtccagtgcttcaccatcctcctcatgagagtttttcctaatattcaacctcaacttcccttgctgcagcttgagcccattgccgTGCGCAGGCTTGAAGGGTGGGCCGTGTCAGGGCCCGCCGGGCTGGGAGCACCGTGGCCTGCAGAGCTCACGTGCCAGACACCAGCTGTTGCTGCCGCAGGTTCTGGGCAATCAGCATAGTCGCTCGTTATAGTCCCGGGGCAGGTCTTCCCAACCCGAACAGGTCCTTTCCTACCTTGGCTCCTTGCTCCTTGTGCTCAGCCCCCTGCggcatctctgggtaacccattccagtgcttcaccccccTCCTGCTGAGAAACTTTTTCCTAAATccaacctcaacgtcccttgctgcagcttgagcccattgctccttgtcctgccatctgcccccactgagaccagcccagctccatcctctttgcagcccccctgcagggaggtgaaggctgctattcaaacCCCCTCGGTCTTCTCCTCTGTAGGctacacaggttcattagaggcaggtcctgtcagaccaacctggtgccttctatgaccaggtcacaaaatccttggatgcaggtgtcgtggtagaaatagtctttctggacttccggaaggccttcgacaccgtctctcaccccatcctcattaaaaaactaggggaccgTGGCagcgacacctacacagtcagatgggtcactagttggctggagggccgcacccagagggtggtgggggACGGATCTTATTCaactgggagggctgtgggcagtggggtcccccagggctcggtcctcgggcccgtgctgttcaacatcttcatcagcgacttggaggagggggtaaaaagcaccctgttcaaattcacagatgacactaagatgtggggggaagtgggcacgctagaagggaggaataggctgcaattggacctggacaggttacaggggtgggcggatgagaacaggatgggtttcaacactgacaagtgcaaggtgctgcactggggaggaagagccagcagcatacctacaggctgggaactcccttctcgtcagcgcagaggcagaaagcgatcttggagtcgtta
Coding sequences:
- the DNAJB2 gene encoding dnaJ homolog subfamily B member 2 isoform X4, which translates into the protein MADYYEALGVRRDATADDIKKAYRRAALKWHPDKNPDNKDFAERKFKEIAEAYEVLSDQQKRDVYDRYGKEGLMGAGAGGPQADVGVPEFPFTFRSAYDVFREFFGGRDPFAEFFDDVLPFSEMRGPSSRPPGPGHFFSPFPASSDFFSSSFGSDAGVGFRSVSTSTTFVNGRRITTKRIVENGQERVEVEEDGELKSIHINGVPDDLALGLELSRREQQPLEGRRPPSPLPQPPPQRASPVALCTDSEDEDEDLQLAMAYSLSEMEAQGPHRTGARGAHHAQAPRPQPPTTAGRPPSPSAAATGQPPAGSQVPTGQGPDPKPKASRCVLL
- the DNAJB2 gene encoding dnaJ homolog subfamily B member 2 isoform X2, with translation MVEYYELLGIPRSASADDIKKAYRRAALRWHPDKNPEEKDFAERRFKEIAEAYEVLSDQQKRDVYDRYGKEGLMGAGAGGPQADVGVPEFPFTFRSAYDVFREFFGGRDPFAEFFDDVLPFSEMRGPSSRPPGPGHFFSPFPASSDFFSSSFGSDAGVGFRSVSTSTTFVNGRRITTKRIVENGQERVEVEEDGELKSIHINGVPDDLALGLELSRREQQPLEGRRPPSPLPQPPPQRASPVALCTDSEDEDEDLQLAMAYSLSEMEAQGPHRTGARGAHHAQAPRPQPPTTAGRPPSPSAAATGQPPAGSQVPTGQGPDPKPKASRCVLL
- the DNAJB2 gene encoding dnaJ homolog subfamily B member 2 isoform X6, yielding MVEYYELLGIPRSASADDIKKAYRRAALRWHPDKNPEEKDFAERRFKEIAEAYEVLSDQSKRDLYDRYGKDGLLGAGTGDPRARTGAPGFTFTFRGADEVFREVFGGRDPFADLFDDVLPFSEMRGPSSRPPGPGHFFSPFPASSDFFSSSFGSDAGVGFRSVSTSTTFVNGRRITTKRIVENGQERVEVEEDGELKSIHINGVPDDLALGLELSRREQQPLEGRRPPSPLPQPPPQRASPVALCTDSEDEDEDLQLAMAYSLSEMEAQGPHRTGARGAHHAQAPRPQPPTTAGRPPSPSAAATGQPPAGSQVPTGQGPDPKPKASRCVLL
- the DNAJB2 gene encoding dnaJ homolog subfamily B member 2 isoform X3, which encodes MVEYYELLGIPRSASADDIKKAYRRAALRWHPDKNPEEKDFAERRFKEIAEAYEVLSDQQKRDVYDRYGKEGLMGAGAGGPQADVGVPEFPFTFRSAYDVFREFFGGRDPFAEFFDDVLPFSEMRGPSSRPPGPGHFFSPFPASSDFFSSSFGSDAGVGFRSVSTSTTFVNGRRITTKRIVENGQERVEVEEDGELKSIHINGVPDDLALGLELSRREQQPLEGRRPPSPLPQPPPQRASPVALCTDSEDEDEDLQLAMAYSLSEMEAQGPHRTGVI